From the genome of Bacillota bacterium, one region includes:
- a CDS encoding YesL family protein: protein MARPSLSMSWKILKRSLRLAYDHIGMVLVMSTLWSFTAFLPLVLVSAFANFITNPNIIGAALPLTVLTYGPATAAVHGVMAQIVAGEDASVLDFFRYWRRHFGRGLVVFLVTIILLLIVVIDIYFGMVTTSKFWQLLMGLWVYFGVFVLLLSNYTYPFLVHQSIGVFQIFRRSALLVLDNLVVTLLVGLFLLVFTVFNFVIAAGLILLLGGVTACVQNVAYEEIMKKYD, encoded by the coding sequence ATGGCTCGTCCGTCCCTGTCTATGTCGTGGAAGATTCTCAAACGCTCTCTGCGCCTCGCCTATGATCACATTGGAATGGTTTTGGTGATGAGCACCCTGTGGTCCTTTACCGCGTTTTTGCCTTTGGTCTTGGTCTCTGCCTTCGCCAATTTCATTACCAATCCCAATATCATTGGTGCTGCCCTACCTTTAACGGTGTTGACCTACGGACCGGCAACGGCAGCAGTTCATGGGGTGATGGCACAGATAGTCGCCGGCGAGGATGCCAGTGTGCTTGACTTTTTTCGGTATTGGCGACGGCACTTCGGTCGAGGACTGGTGGTTTTTCTGGTTACCATCATCTTGCTGCTCATAGTTGTGATTGACATCTATTTTGGAATGGTGACCACCAGCAAATTTTGGCAGTTACTGATGGGGCTATGGGTGTACTTTGGAGTTTTTGTCCTTTTGCTGAGTAATTACACCTATCCCTTTTTGGTTCATCAATCCATTGGGGTATTTCAGATCTTTCGCAGGTCAGCGTTGTTGGTGTTAGATAACTTGGTTGTCACCTTGCTAGTGGGATTGTTCTTGCTGGTTTTCACCGTGTTCAACTTTGTCATCGCTGCGGGGTTAATTTTGTTGCTCGGTGGAGTGACAGCCTGTGTTCAGAACGTGGCCTATGAGGAAATCATGAAAAAATACGACTAA
- a CDS encoding CTP synthase — translation MTKYIFVTGGVVSGLGKGLTAASLGRLLKSRGLRVSMAKLDPYINVDPGTMSPFQHGEVFVTEDGAETDLDLGHYERFIDINLNKANNVTTGKIYWTIISKERRGEYQGGTVQVIPHVTNEIKDRIIRIGQEGDFDVVIVEIGGTVGDIESLPFLEAIRQLKADLGRGNCIYIHVTLVPYVPASKELKTKPTQHSVKELRSIGIQPDVVVCRSEQPLSDEIKKKIALFCDIDEEAVIPNLDVETIYELPLIFHEERLDAIVLDKLGISASNCDLDEWKELVYRIKHPKSKTRIGIVGKYVSLPDAYLSVAEALRHGGIANDTEVGIEWIDSEGLESKSQDEIAALLSTVDGILVPGGFGYRGIEGKIAAVHYARTHRVPYFGICLGMHCAVIEFARNVCGLEGANSSEFDHEAPPVIDLMPEQRDIETLGGTMRLGSYPCQLAEGSMSREAYNSSIVYERHRHRYEVNNDYRGQLEEKGLFLAGLSPDQRFVEVVELKDHPWFVASQFHPEFKSRPNRCHPLFKSFVKACMDSKQRR, via the coding sequence ATGACGAAATACATTTTTGTCACCGGCGGCGTAGTTTCCGGTCTGGGCAAAGGACTGACGGCCGCTTCCTTGGGACGTTTGCTCAAGAGTCGAGGACTGCGGGTATCGATGGCAAAACTAGACCCCTATATCAATGTCGATCCCGGTACAATGAGTCCCTTCCAGCATGGTGAGGTTTTCGTTACCGAAGATGGTGCCGAGACAGATCTGGACTTGGGTCACTACGAACGGTTCATTGATATTAATCTGAACAAGGCCAATAATGTGACGACGGGGAAAATCTACTGGACTATCATTTCCAAAGAACGTCGGGGTGAATATCAGGGCGGCACCGTGCAGGTGATTCCCCATGTTACCAATGAGATCAAGGATCGGATTATTCGCATTGGTCAAGAGGGAGATTTCGACGTGGTAATCGTTGAAATCGGAGGGACCGTAGGGGATATTGAGAGCCTTCCCTTCCTGGAGGCCATTCGTCAGTTGAAGGCTGATTTGGGACGGGGTAACTGTATCTACATCCATGTCACCTTAGTTCCCTATGTACCGGCCTCAAAGGAACTGAAGACAAAACCGACTCAGCACAGTGTCAAGGAATTGCGGAGCATCGGAATCCAGCCCGATGTAGTTGTTTGCCGTAGCGAACAGCCATTGTCCGATGAAATCAAGAAGAAAATTGCACTATTTTGTGATATTGATGAGGAAGCGGTTATTCCCAATCTTGATGTGGAGACGATCTATGAGTTGCCCTTGATATTCCATGAGGAGAGACTCGATGCCATCGTTTTGGACAAGCTGGGAATTTCCGCTTCAAACTGTGATTTGGATGAATGGAAGGAATTGGTATATCGTATCAAACACCCGAAGTCGAAAACCCGCATAGGCATAGTTGGTAAGTATGTGTCTTTGCCAGATGCTTATTTAAGTGTAGCGGAGGCGCTGCGCCATGGGGGAATTGCCAACGACACCGAAGTGGGGATAGAATGGATTGACTCCGAGGGGTTAGAGTCAAAAAGCCAGGATGAAATTGCAGCCCTTCTATCAACGGTGGATGGCATTTTGGTACCCGGTGGTTTTGGGTATCGGGGAATCGAAGGGAAAATCGCTGCTGTCCATTACGCTCGGACCCATCGGGTCCCCTACTTCGGAATTTGTTTGGGGATGCATTGTGCGGTAATCGAGTTTGCCCGCAATGTTTGTGGTCTTGAGGGTGCTAATAGCTCAGAGTTTGATCACGAGGCTCCCCCGGTAATCGATCTTATGCCGGAACAAAGGGATATTGAAACCTTGGGTGGAACGATGAGGTTGGGATCCTATCCCTGCCAGTTAGCGGAGGGCAGTATGAGTCGAGAGGCCTACAATAGCTCCATCGTCTATGAAAGACATCGCCACCGCTATGAGGTCAACAACGACTATCGCGGGCAACTGGAGGAGAAGGGACTGTTCCTCGCGGGACTATCACCAGATCAGCGGTTTGTTGAAGTAGTAGAACTCAAGGATCATCCGTGGTTTGTTGCCAGCCAATTTCATCCTGAGTTTAAATCTCGACCTAACCGTTGTCATCCGTTGTTTAAGTCCTTTGTTAAGGCCTGTATGGACAGCAAGCAACGGCGATAG
- a CDS encoding bifunctional nuclease family protein, whose translation MLEVKVGYVGVHRETGHPLVLLSDLEELRYLPIVIGAYEAGAILASLEGHSFSRPLTHDLLLNTINSLQGRLLQVVISTIESGAFHALLYVSSPSGVVEIDSRASDAIALALRAGVSIYVTEEVASRAMIPATRVESVEDVDEEKEEFLRFLEDVRPEDFRSSLEQD comes from the coding sequence ATGTTAGAAGTGAAAGTGGGATATGTTGGAGTCCATCGGGAAACGGGACATCCCTTGGTTTTGTTATCGGATCTTGAAGAGCTAAGGTACCTTCCCATCGTGATTGGAGCCTATGAAGCTGGAGCTATCCTTGCGAGCCTGGAAGGGCATAGTTTTAGTCGTCCGCTGACCCATGATTTGTTGCTTAATACCATTAACAGTCTGCAGGGCAGATTGCTCCAGGTGGTCATCTCTACCATAGAGAGTGGAGCCTTTCACGCTCTCTTGTATGTCTCGTCTCCCAGCGGCGTGGTTGAGATTGATTCCCGAGCCAGTGATGCGATAGCCTTAGCATTGCGAGCCGGCGTTTCCATCTATGTGACCGAAGAGGTGGCCAGTAGAGCAATGATTCCCGCAACTCGGGTTGAGTCTGTCGAGGACGTAGACGAAGAAAAGGAAGAGTTCCTTCGTTTCCTGGAAGATGTGAGGCCCGAGGACTTCCGCAGTAGTCTAGAACAGGATTAA
- a CDS encoding transcription termination factor Rho yields the protein MNIEALEGKTAQQLQEIAKSNGVSGYSRMKKSELVYEILRKETEQEGLILQEGILEILPDGYGFLRVEGFTPGNEDVYVSPSQIRRFNLKTGDLILGQVRPPKDNERYYALLRVTAVNTLDPDKAGKRPSFDDLTPVYPNERLRLETSPDEIATRLIDVVTPIGKGQRGLIVAPPKAGKTTVLKKIANSITTNHPEVELMVLLIDERPEEVTDMERSVKGIVVNSTFDQPPENHVRVADLVLERAKRLVEHGKDVVILLDSITRLARAHNLVVPPSGRTLSGGVDPAALHRPKRFFGAARNLEEGGSLTIMATALIETGSRMDDVIYEEFKGTGNSELQLDRRLAERRIFPAIDINKSGTRKEELLLSERELEMMWLLRKALSSLGTAETTDLLIDRLTATKSNEELVDLVLNSTFAENVRSS from the coding sequence GTGAATATTGAAGCTTTGGAGGGCAAAACTGCCCAACAATTGCAGGAGATAGCCAAATCCAATGGCGTAAGTGGCTACTCCCGCATGAAAAAAAGCGAACTGGTCTACGAGATTCTGCGGAAAGAGACGGAACAGGAAGGATTAATACTACAGGAAGGGATCTTGGAAATTCTCCCCGATGGCTATGGGTTCCTTCGGGTCGAAGGGTTTACCCCCGGCAATGAAGATGTGTACGTCTCTCCCTCCCAGATTCGCCGGTTCAATCTCAAAACCGGAGATTTGATTCTCGGTCAGGTTCGTCCTCCCAAGGATAATGAACGGTACTACGCCCTGCTGCGGGTTACGGCAGTCAACACGTTAGACCCAGACAAAGCCGGTAAACGGCCCTCCTTCGATGATCTGACTCCCGTTTATCCCAATGAACGTCTTCGCCTCGAAACATCTCCCGATGAGATAGCTACCCGCCTAATCGATGTGGTCACTCCAATTGGTAAGGGGCAAAGGGGTCTGATTGTGGCACCGCCTAAGGCCGGAAAGACCACGGTCCTCAAGAAGATCGCCAACAGTATAACTACCAACCATCCTGAAGTAGAGTTGATGGTGTTACTAATCGACGAGCGTCCTGAGGAAGTCACCGATATGGAGCGCTCCGTTAAAGGGATAGTGGTCAACTCTACCTTTGATCAACCTCCGGAAAATCACGTACGGGTGGCGGATCTGGTACTGGAGCGGGCTAAACGCTTGGTGGAGCATGGCAAGGATGTTGTGATCCTGCTGGATAGTATCACCCGCCTAGCCCGAGCCCATAACCTCGTTGTACCTCCCAGCGGTCGTACCCTTTCCGGTGGTGTAGATCCTGCGGCCCTCCATCGGCCAAAACGTTTCTTTGGAGCCGCCCGGAACCTGGAGGAAGGCGGCAGCCTCACCATCATGGCCACTGCTTTGATTGAGACCGGCAGTCGGATGGACGATGTGATTTATGAGGAGTTTAAGGGGACAGGCAACAGCGAACTGCAGCTGGATCGGAGATTGGCGGAGAGACGTATTTTCCCGGCAATAGATATCAACAAGTCGGGAACTCGAAAGGAAGAACTACTGCTGTCGGAAAGAGAATTGGAGATGATGTGGCTGCTTCGCAAGGCTCTGAGCTCCTTGGGCACTGCCGAAACCACGGACTTACTAATCGATCGTTTGACTGCTACCAAGTCCAACGAAGAGCTAGTTGACCTAGTGCTCAATTCCACCTTTGCCGAGAATGTGCGTTCCTCATAG
- a CDS encoding M23 family metallopeptidase, translating into MDYYRHRTHRKKLKLTKFLRFSIVTGLFIGVVCFLGPLRHLFQGTPVSGLLHRGGPNGEAEASIGSNLRFWAYTEAEGTGGTEATTPVDGLSSAAAVGGDEVEAEPSGGVLATSDLDVEETLKLLGDGLPEPDAEQESSGQEAALADSGESEKAVIAAKPLLVDHVVKSGETLWDIARKYQVNLDTVIVANNFVDANRLRIGQKVRVPTQDGVFYHVQRGDSIWKIAQRFNVASTEIISTNGIDDPARLRIGQELFIPGMEAVRASRYVLVGPDGKLRRAFDRPVSGGWISSRFGPRGGRLHAGLDIAVPTGTIVRAAADGIVTFSGSNGGYGLLVRIDHGDGVETRYAHNSRLVVKAGQRVKRGQIIAYSGNTGNSTGPHLHFEIRLRGVAYDPLKYIR; encoded by the coding sequence ATGGACTACTACCGACATCGAACACATCGCAAAAAACTTAAACTGACTAAATTCCTCCGGTTTAGCATTGTCACCGGCCTGTTTATTGGAGTAGTCTGTTTTTTAGGGCCTTTGCGCCATTTATTTCAAGGAACGCCGGTTTCAGGATTATTACATCGTGGGGGCCCCAACGGGGAAGCTGAGGCTAGTATCGGCTCCAATTTGCGGTTTTGGGCCTATACTGAAGCTGAGGGGACTGGCGGGACCGAGGCGACGACCCCGGTGGACGGTCTTAGCTCCGCGGCTGCTGTCGGAGGCGATGAGGTGGAAGCAGAGCCCAGCGGAGGAGTGCTAGCCACTTCGGACCTGGATGTAGAGGAGACTCTGAAATTACTCGGGGACGGGCTGCCTGAACCCGATGCTGAGCAGGAGTCGTCAGGACAAGAAGCAGCGTTAGCCGACAGTGGTGAATCTGAGAAAGCAGTGATCGCGGCCAAACCCCTTTTGGTGGATCACGTGGTCAAGTCCGGCGAGACATTGTGGGATATCGCTCGGAAGTATCAGGTCAATTTGGATACTGTCATTGTTGCCAACAATTTCGTTGACGCCAATCGGTTGCGAATCGGGCAGAAGGTTCGGGTGCCAACCCAGGATGGCGTTTTCTATCATGTCCAGCGAGGAGACAGTATCTGGAAAATAGCGCAGCGCTTTAATGTCGCCTCGACGGAGATAATTTCGACCAATGGTATTGATGATCCAGCCCGATTGCGAATTGGACAGGAGTTGTTTATTCCTGGGATGGAAGCCGTTCGGGCCAGCAGATATGTCCTAGTGGGTCCCGATGGGAAGCTAAGGCGGGCCTTTGATCGACCGGTGTCGGGAGGTTGGATCTCTTCCCGGTTTGGTCCGAGAGGGGGCCGGCTGCATGCGGGATTGGATATTGCTGTGCCGACGGGAACCATTGTTAGGGCTGCCGCCGATGGAATCGTTACCTTCTCCGGCAGTAACGGAGGTTATGGTTTGTTGGTTCGCATCGATCACGGCGACGGTGTCGAAACCCGTTACGCACATAACAGTCGGTTAGTAGTCAAGGCCGGACAGAGAGTGAAACGAGGACAGATTATTGCCTATAGCGGAAACACCGGCAACTCAACGGGACCTCACCTTCACTTTGAAATTCGACTGCGGGGTGTAGCTTACGACCCGCTGAAATATATCCGGTAA
- the rpmE gene encoding 50S ribosomal protein L31, with protein sequence MKENIHPQYYQTTVTCSCGNTFETGSTKEDIRVEICSACHPFFTGRQKFVDSGGRVERFMRKYNLKSQEEE encoded by the coding sequence GTGAAAGAGAATATTCATCCGCAGTATTATCAGACCACTGTTACCTGTTCGTGTGGGAACACGTTTGAGACTGGCTCAACCAAGGAAGATATCAGGGTGGAGATTTGCTCTGCCTGTCACCCCTTCTTCACCGGGCGGCAAAAGTTTGTTGACTCCGGTGGACGGGTTGAGAGGTTTATGAGAAAGTACAACCTCAAGAGCCAAGAGGAAGAGTAA